From Candidatus Nomurabacteria bacterium, one genomic window encodes:
- a CDS encoding S1 RNA-binding domain-containing protein: MSKSLTMDDLLTSADFGRLNTGDVVEGTVLNVKKHEVWVDLGNHGIGVVSRRELGHGVKLEEGASVSASVVEPETEEGHALLSLRRASKDKGWDELQKIHDDGQTIEVTAFDANRGGLLVELEGIRGFLPVSQLSADNYPRVSGTDKDEILQKLHGLINKPLKVRVLDVSRKDNKLIFSEKEALKDAISQRFEKLSVGDTVKGVVTGVIDFGAFVNVDGIEGLIHISEISWERIDDPRKHVKVGDQIEAKIIAIDKERLSLSLKQMTADPWVKEVESLKKGDVVEGSVTRITPFGAFVQISPSVEALVHISEIGGANDQANPEEVFKLGETKKFTILEVDKDGRKIALSMK; this comes from the coding sequence ATGTCAAAATCATTAACTATGGATGATCTGCTAACGAGTGCAGATTTCGGTCGCCTAAACACAGGCGATGTAGTTGAAGGCACTGTACTGAATGTTAAGAAGCACGAAGTATGGGTCGATCTAGGAAATCATGGGATCGGGGTAGTATCACGCCGAGAACTAGGCCATGGTGTCAAACTAGAGGAAGGAGCAAGCGTTTCAGCCAGCGTAGTTGAGCCAGAAACCGAAGAAGGCCATGCCTTACTTTCACTACGTCGAGCCTCGAAAGACAAGGGCTGGGATGAACTACAGAAGATTCATGACGACGGTCAAACCATTGAAGTTACTGCTTTTGATGCGAATCGTGGTGGCCTGTTGGTCGAACTCGAAGGCATACGTGGTTTCTTGCCAGTATCTCAGCTGTCTGCCGACAACTACCCAAGGGTATCTGGAACAGATAAAGATGAAATCTTACAGAAACTTCACGGCCTGATTAATAAGCCACTCAAGGTTCGGGTTTTAGATGTTAGTCGTAAAGACAACAAGCTAATTTTCTCTGAAAAAGAAGCGCTTAAAGATGCAATTTCTCAACGATTCGAAAAACTGAGCGTTGGCGATACGGTTAAAGGTGTCGTAACAGGTGTAATTGACTTTGGTGCATTCGTTAATGTCGATGGAATCGAAGGTTTAATCCATATATCAGAAATTTCCTGGGAAAGAATCGACGACCCGCGCAAACACGTTAAGGTTGGCGATCAGATAGAGGCAAAAATCATCGCTATCGATAAAGAACGCCTAAGCCTAAGCCTAAAGCAGATGACAGCCGATCCTTGGGTTAAAGAAGTCGAGAGTTTGAAGAAGGGCGATGTAGTCGAAGGTTCGGTAACTCGGATCACTCCATTTGGAGCTTTTGTACAGATTAGTCCATCTGTTGAAGCTCTGGTGCATATTTCCGAGATTGGTGGCGCCAACGATCAAGCAAACCCAGAAGAAGTATTTAAGCTAGGTGAAACCAAAAAGTTCACTATTCTAGAAGTTGACAAAGACGGTCGCAAGATTGCTCTCAGCATGAAGTAA
- a CDS encoding translation initiation factor IF-2, which translates to MARKIEIDNMVTVGSLATELDLPATKLITELFKNGIMVTINEKIDIDTASILVDELGLEVELAPRQIPASEISKPTQSQRQNPKLEPRPPVVAVMGHVDHGKTSLLDKIRSSNVVAGEAGGITQHISAYQVERKDRKITFLDTPGHEAFAAIREHGAVLTDLAIIVVAADDGLKPQTLEAIRFATKAGVKMVFAANKIDKEGANIDRLKQQLAEQNLLPEDWGGQTIVVPVSAKTGEGVDKLLDMVLLVADLEGLEADSHGPAEGLVIEAHMEKGLGPVATAMIQQGVLNQGDFLVAGSVYAKVKVLNDSRGQEIKSAGPSTPVQISGFKSLPEFGDSFHVVANEKEAKAQSMANVKSDAHSSNMTSTEMLRIISRRTTVDELKVLIKADVQGSLASVIDSIKSIDNDEISTRIVGSGVGNINENDVRTAAASGAIIYGFNLTLPPATKRLATENNVSVRLFKIIYELLDDIRAELENMLSPELVTTELGTLKVKGIFKTTKTEVIAGGEVLKGTLRSPAKARVIRDKQEIAKVEVTGLKRGPQDASEVQEGELCGIDLVTENRLQLEEGDRLELYTEELKDRKL; encoded by the coding sequence ATGGCCAGGAAGATCGAAATCGATAACATGGTGACAGTTGGCAGCCTCGCTACCGAACTGGATTTACCAGCAACCAAATTGATTACCGAGCTGTTTAAAAACGGCATAATGGTAACTATCAACGAGAAAATTGATATCGATACTGCGTCGATCTTAGTTGATGAGCTTGGCCTAGAAGTAGAGCTAGCTCCTCGTCAGATTCCTGCTTCCGAAATATCAAAGCCTACTCAAAGCCAGAGGCAGAATCCAAAACTCGAACCACGTCCACCCGTCGTGGCAGTTATGGGGCATGTTGATCATGGCAAAACTAGCCTGCTCGATAAGATTCGTTCCAGTAATGTCGTGGCCGGAGAAGCTGGTGGCATCACTCAACATATCTCTGCCTATCAAGTAGAGCGTAAAGACCGCAAAATTACATTTCTTGATACACCTGGTCACGAGGCATTTGCGGCCATTCGTGAACACGGGGCAGTACTTACAGACTTGGCAATAATAGTAGTTGCCGCCGATGATGGTCTTAAGCCTCAGACACTCGAAGCGATTAGGTTTGCAACCAAAGCTGGTGTAAAAATGGTCTTTGCTGCCAATAAAATCGACAAAGAAGGTGCCAACATTGATAGGCTTAAGCAACAGTTAGCTGAGCAAAATTTGCTACCAGAAGACTGGGGAGGACAGACGATTGTTGTACCGGTTTCGGCTAAAACTGGCGAAGGAGTCGATAAGCTTCTAGACATGGTCTTACTAGTTGCAGACCTGGAAGGCTTAGAAGCCGATAGCCATGGACCAGCCGAGGGCTTGGTAATCGAAGCTCATATGGAAAAGGGTCTAGGCCCCGTAGCTACTGCCATGATCCAACAAGGTGTACTCAATCAGGGAGATTTTCTGGTGGCTGGATCTGTGTATGCAAAAGTTAAGGTTTTGAACGATTCACGAGGTCAAGAAATCAAGTCGGCCGGGCCATCGACTCCAGTCCAAATTAGTGGGTTTAAGTCTTTGCCAGAATTTGGTGATTCTTTCCATGTAGTTGCTAATGAAAAAGAAGCAAAAGCACAATCTATGGCAAACGTTAAGTCAGATGCACACTCAAGCAACATGACCAGCACAGAGATGCTACGGATTATTAGTCGTCGGACTACAGTTGATGAGCTCAAGGTATTAATAAAAGCAGATGTCCAGGGCTCCTTGGCGTCTGTGATCGACAGCATCAAATCAATCGATAACGACGAGATTTCGACCAGAATTGTGGGTTCGGGTGTAGGTAATATCAACGAGAACGATGTCCGTACTGCTGCTGCGTCGGGTGCAATTATTTATGGATTTAATTTAACTTTGCCACCAGCCACAAAGCGCTTAGCTACTGAAAATAACGTGTCCGTCAGATTATTTAAGATAATTTATGAGCTTCTAGACGACATCCGAGCCGAACTCGAAAATATGCTATCTCCGGAACTAGTAACAACCGAACTAGGCACGCTCAAAGTTAAGGGTATCTTTAAGACTACAAAAACAGAAGTCATTGCGGGAGGAGAAGTTCTAAAAGGCACCCTTAGGTCGCCGGCAAAAGCTCGTGTGATACGCGACAAGCAAGAGATTGCGAAAGTCGAAGTAACAGGCCTAAAGCGTGGTCCGCAAGATGCTAGTGAGGTCCAAGAGGGCGAGCTGTGTGGCATTGATCTAGTTACCGAAAACCGACTCCAGCTAGAAGAGGGCGATCGCCTCGAACTTTACACCGAAGAACTTAAAGACCGCAAGCTATAA
- the fmt gene encoding methionyl-tRNA formyltransferase gives MNSVVFFGNEQLSSTRQPSSVHAFQSLIDSGYPIEALVIKARPQKSRQPNEPAIVNIANKNNVPIIRLSDKTQLLEICNTFTSEVAILAAFGMIIDQAVINHFKHGIINIHPSLLPKYRGTTPIETAILNGDKETGVSIMKLTSGMDSGPIFAQAIQILTGKESKAQLTDSLDSLGATLLINVLPGIFDGSIKATPQSESRASYTKMLTKEDSRLDFSKSAEQLEREIRALAEWPGSKTTINGTEVTITSAYGVPSNDQSKKAGEYWIVEEANLLAIETGSGYLCVQTLKPVGRSEMTAVEFINGYLH, from the coding sequence ATGAATAGCGTTGTATTTTTCGGCAATGAGCAGCTGAGCTCGACTCGCCAACCATCTTCTGTGCATGCGTTTCAAAGTCTTATTGATAGCGGTTATCCGATAGAAGCACTTGTCATCAAAGCTCGACCCCAAAAAAGCCGACAGCCAAACGAACCGGCAATCGTAAACATAGCCAACAAGAATAATGTACCGATAATTAGACTGAGTGATAAGACGCAGCTTCTGGAGATATGCAACACATTTACATCAGAAGTGGCTATTTTAGCGGCGTTTGGGATGATCATTGATCAGGCCGTTATAAACCATTTTAAACATGGGATTATCAACATTCACCCTTCTTTGTTGCCAAAATATCGCGGTACAACTCCAATCGAAACTGCCATACTTAATGGAGATAAAGAAACTGGCGTAAGTATCATGAAGCTCACAAGCGGCATGGACTCTGGGCCGATATTCGCCCAAGCGATCCAGATACTTACCGGTAAAGAGTCGAAGGCCCAGCTAACCGACTCTCTAGATAGCTTGGGAGCGACACTCCTAATAAATGTTTTGCCTGGTATTTTTGATGGTTCAATTAAAGCCACCCCGCAAAGCGAATCACGTGCCAGCTACACAAAAATGCTAACCAAAGAGGACTCTCGGCTTGATTTTTCAAAATCCGCAGAACAACTTGAACGCGAAATCAGGGCATTAGCCGAATGGCCAGGCAGCAAAACAACCATCAACGGGACAGAAGTAACTATTACGAGTGCGTACGGTGTACCATCTAATGACCAGTCAAAAAAAGCTGGTGAATACTGGATTGTCGAAGAAGCAAACCTACTTGCTATCGAAACTGGAAGTGGTTATTTATGTGTCCAAACTCTTAAGCCTGTTGGAAGGTCAGAGATGACGGCAGTTGAATTTATTAACGGATATCTACATTAA
- the def gene encoding peptide deformylase, producing the protein MSVQPKSKIITLPNSSLRQASRKVGLINEQIIELIQTMTDQANAWDISREHEVTVGLAAVQIDELWKVVIIREDFDDHNNQNYIALINPEIVKYEGEIVENFEGCLSVKDYYAKVPRYSKVRVKATTVEGQEVRFNADGFLARVVQHEVDHTKGITIVDRVEDLKNGFRIINDKGEMEPVVLEQVKQSGILQDE; encoded by the coding sequence ATGTCTGTTCAGCCAAAATCCAAAATAATTACTTTGCCAAATTCGTCTTTGAGACAAGCCTCTAGAAAAGTCGGTTTAATAAACGAGCAAATTATCGAACTAATCCAGACTATGACAGATCAAGCCAATGCCTGGGATATCTCCAGAGAACACGAAGTAACTGTGGGGCTCGCTGCGGTACAGATAGACGAGTTATGGAAAGTTGTGATTATCCGAGAAGATTTCGATGATCACAATAATCAAAACTATATTGCACTTATTAACCCAGAGATCGTTAAATACGAAGGCGAAATCGTTGAAAACTTTGAGGGCTGTTTGAGTGTAAAGGACTACTATGCAAAAGTCCCTAGGTATTCGAAGGTTCGCGTAAAAGCAACTACGGTTGAAGGCCAGGAAGTTAGGTTTAATGCAGATGGATTTCTAGCCCGGGTAGTTCAGCATGAGGTAGACCACACAAAAGGAATTACGATAGTTGATCGTGTCGAGGATTTAAAAAATGGATTTCGAATTATTAATGATAAAGGTGAAATGGAGCCAGTTGTACTTGAACAAGTAAAGCAGTCTGGGATTCTTCAAGATGAATAG
- the priA gene encoding primosomal protein N' → MNYYDVLVASKTKHNQLFTYKSSLKLTEGQIVKVPFRNQFLKGVVVNNSTAYSAAKECIPESNLVIPRPLLTSTLTLARNSGIDLSGVAQLLLSHIETKPVKIEMPGRQTKPVSLPELTHEQQQAIKLIRDNDSKPVLLHGVTGSGKTRVYLELVREQLASGRSCLLLSPEVGLGSQLATEVAKAFPLNTIFTHSSLTPKQRQQVWGNCLASDKPLVIVGPRSSIFLPIRNLGLIVMDEFHDDSYKQDNDPRYHALHAVSLLAKASRATLVCGSASPNVGDYYYFKLASYPIVSMSKKALPAQAARVDIVDMRKEPERLMSKKCLRAIESALEQGNQALVFFNRRGSSRLVACELCDFEERCANCSTALVLHRDKNLLICHTCGYKRQPRSVCPECQNPLRYTVPGIKQLEADIQSALPGAKVVRFDSDTNKRDALYSQLSKLRNKPNTVLVGTQILSKGLDLPLLQTVVVIKSESVLAIPDYRADEKMFQQILQLIGRVGRGHIEHTAVYLQTHNPSNPTIQLAAREDWNGFYQNEIENRRNAKLPPFRYMANIRIRRKTESGVETAALAVAKKIGNIPGIEIIGPAPALIEKHSKYYEWTLQTLSRKRSKLLEVKQVLGSQEYFDLDPTQLF, encoded by the coding sequence ATGAATTATTACGATGTGCTGGTTGCGTCAAAGACGAAGCATAACCAATTATTCACCTATAAAAGTAGCCTCAAACTAACTGAAGGTCAAATTGTTAAGGTTCCTTTTAGAAATCAATTTCTTAAAGGTGTCGTTGTAAATAATTCAACTGCGTATTCGGCCGCAAAAGAATGTATTCCGGAGAGCAACCTAGTCATACCTAGGCCATTACTGACGTCTACCCTAACGCTTGCTCGGAATTCAGGAATAGACCTATCTGGAGTCGCTCAATTGCTCTTGAGCCATATCGAAACAAAGCCAGTAAAAATCGAAATGCCGGGTAGACAGACAAAGCCTGTGTCGTTACCCGAACTAACACACGAGCAGCAGCAAGCTATCAAACTCATCCGCGATAATGATAGTAAGCCGGTTTTGCTGCATGGAGTAACAGGGTCTGGAAAAACACGTGTCTACCTAGAACTAGTTCGCGAGCAACTAGCAAGCGGTCGCTCTTGCCTACTATTGTCGCCGGAAGTCGGCCTGGGATCACAGCTTGCAACAGAGGTAGCTAAAGCATTTCCGTTGAACACAATTTTTACTCACTCTAGCTTAACACCAAAACAAAGACAGCAAGTTTGGGGCAACTGTCTGGCTTCTGATAAACCCCTAGTCATTGTAGGGCCACGCTCAAGTATTTTCCTACCTATCCGTAATCTTGGGTTAATTGTGATGGATGAGTTTCATGATGACTCATACAAACAAGATAACGATCCCCGGTACCACGCACTCCACGCCGTAAGCTTGTTAGCGAAAGCCAGTAGAGCCACACTCGTATGTGGATCTGCCAGTCCAAATGTCGGAGATTACTATTACTTTAAGCTTGCAAGCTACCCGATTGTTAGTATGAGTAAAAAGGCTTTACCGGCACAGGCAGCACGGGTAGATATAGTCGATATGCGCAAGGAACCAGAAAGACTTATGTCCAAAAAATGCCTTCGAGCTATTGAGAGTGCGCTCGAACAAGGAAATCAGGCCTTGGTATTCTTTAACCGCCGCGGCTCTAGTCGTTTAGTGGCGTGTGAATTATGCGACTTCGAGGAGCGCTGTGCAAATTGTTCTACAGCATTGGTGCTACATCGGGATAAGAATCTGTTGATCTGTCATACCTGCGGCTACAAACGACAGCCTAGATCGGTATGCCCTGAATGCCAAAACCCACTGCGCTATACTGTGCCGGGGATCAAGCAGCTAGAGGCAGACATTCAGTCTGCCTTGCCTGGTGCCAAAGTTGTACGTTTTGATAGCGATACCAACAAACGCGATGCTCTCTACAGCCAGCTGTCTAAGCTCAGAAATAAGCCAAATACAGTCTTAGTTGGCACTCAGATTCTAAGTAAGGGTCTGGACCTTCCCCTGCTCCAGACTGTCGTGGTAATTAAATCTGAATCGGTACTAGCAATACCAGATTACCGAGCCGACGAAAAGATGTTCCAGCAAATTTTACAGCTAATTGGCAGGGTTGGACGTGGTCATATCGAACATACTGCCGTCTATCTACAAACTCACAATCCCAGTAATCCCACAATTCAACTAGCGGCTAGAGAGGATTGGAATGGTTTCTACCAAAACGAAATTGAAAATCGGCGAAATGCAAAACTACCACCTTTCAGATACATGGCGAATATTCGAATCCGCCGAAAAACTGAGTCAGGGGTTGAGACTGCTGCCCTAGCCGTTGCCAAAAAGATAGGTAATATCCCTGGTATTGAGATTATCGGTCCGGCTCCCGCCTTAATTGAAAAACATTCAAAATACTATGAGTGGACACTCCAGACTCTAAGCCGAAAACGCAGTAAACTGCTAGAAGTTAAGCAAGTGCTTGGAAGCCAGGAGTATTTTGACCTGGATCCCACACAGTTATTTTAA
- a CDS encoding winged helix-turn-helix transcriptional regulator: MLDVFITSRVRRKIVVVYAKYPDFKTHVRGLAKLIKEDAGNIQRELKRLEKTGFLVSEKQGNTKVYSTNKHFIIFKELQSIVLKTQKPSTRRSGTGGMTI; encoded by the coding sequence ATGTTAGACGTATTTATTACATCACGAGTTCGACGAAAAATTGTAGTTGTGTACGCCAAGTACCCAGACTTCAAAACACACGTTCGGGGTCTTGCTAAACTTATCAAAGAAGATGCAGGCAACATTCAGCGTGAGCTCAAACGACTCGAGAAAACAGGCTTTTTAGTAAGCGAAAAGCAAGGTAATACCAAGGTGTACTCAACTAACAAACACTTTATTATATTTAAAGAACTCCAAAGCATTGTTTTAAAAACTCAAAAACCATCAACCCGCCGAAGTGGTACTGGTGGCATGACAATCTAG
- the rpsU gene encoding 30S ribosomal protein S21, giving the protein MIQVTRKDGKESADAMLRRFTRKVQQSGVLAAAKNQQFHTKPLSKVERRKSAIARKNYKAKTGKR; this is encoded by the coding sequence ATGATACAAGTTACCCGCAAAGATGGAAAAGAATCGGCCGATGCAATGTTGCGTCGTTTTACCCGCAAAGTTCAGCAATCTGGTGTTTTAGCTGCCGCAAAAAATCAGCAGTTTCACACCAAGCCACTTAGCAAAGTCGAACGTCGTAAATCTGCCATTGCCCGAAAGAATTACAAGGCTAAAACCGGGAAGCGCTAA
- a CDS encoding GatB/YqeY domain-containing protein, which produces MQRLDAELKQALISRDQVRVDVLKMLKSAVNLEQKEKQDYDQSDFIATVRKQIKMRTDAIELYMQAGRDDHAKKETAEVAVLEEFLPKQLTEPELLAVIQEVAKTNDIAFEKQNMGRLIGLVVGKVGESASKADIAKAINSRLN; this is translated from the coding sequence ATGCAGCGCCTGGATGCAGAGCTAAAGCAGGCACTGATTAGCCGCGACCAAGTTCGAGTTGATGTATTAAAGATGCTTAAGAGCGCCGTAAATCTCGAGCAAAAAGAAAAGCAAGATTATGATCAGTCCGACTTCATTGCCACCGTACGCAAACAAATAAAAATGCGCACAGATGCAATTGAGCTGTATATGCAAGCAGGACGTGATGACCATGCCAAAAAAGAGACTGCCGAGGTGGCCGTACTCGAAGAGTTTCTACCTAAGCAACTAACCGAGCCTGAACTGCTAGCAGTGATTCAAGAAGTAGCAAAAACAAACGATATCGCCTTCGAGAAACAGAATATGGGCAGGCTAATCGGTTTAGTTGTCGGCAAAGTGGGTGAAAGCGCCAGTAAGGCAGACATTGCTAAGGCAATTAACTCTAGGCTAAACTAG
- a CDS encoding nucleoside monophosphate kinase, whose translation MFIISGPPGAGKTTQARLLSERSDFIWISAGNLLRNQAKGEELAEMLDGELVDDDYVDKLVSTELDKYQEDHSRVMLDGFPRDFYEARWLVETYGADVVGYIIIQVDEAEIRRRMQLRGRQDDNAEAIEERIKIFHKQTEHVAEYFAEQLTPIYIVDGNSDVESVYSQIKQIVEENGQN comes from the coding sequence ATGTTTATTATTTCAGGACCACCCGGAGCCGGTAAGACTACCCAAGCAAGACTTCTGTCAGAGCGGTCTGACTTTATCTGGATATCAGCTGGAAATTTATTACGCAACCAGGCAAAGGGCGAGGAATTAGCCGAAATGCTCGACGGAGAGCTAGTCGACGACGATTATGTCGATAAACTTGTAAGTACTGAGTTGGATAAATATCAAGAAGACCATAGCCGAGTTATGCTCGACGGTTTTCCGAGAGATTTCTACGAGGCTCGATGGTTGGTAGAGACATACGGTGCCGATGTTGTCGGATACATCATTATCCAGGTTGACGAAGCCGAGATAAGACGTCGCATGCAATTGCGCGGTCGTCAGGACGACAACGCAGAGGCTATAGAAGAACGCATCAAGATATTCCATAAACAGACAGAGCACGTGGCCGAATATTTTGCCGAACAACTGACGCCTATCTATATTGTTGATGGTAATAGCGATGTGGAGTCAGTATATTCACAAATAAAACAGATAGTTGAAGAAAATGGGCAGAATTAA
- the map gene encoding type I methionyl aminopeptidase: MGRIKTDQQIAAMRESGLILTSVLDMLTAKITPGISGKELAKMARDEIKRLGGEPAFLGVKNMPGLPDFPDVICISIADEVQHGIPSERIVNEGDAVNLDLGVRYKDMITDAGRTVCAGQPSKDVARLINGTKEALAAGLKQVKAGAYVSDISEAIEAVLERHRLGIVLELVGHGVGEKLHEDPEIPNYLAYARPYQLQAGETIAIEPIATLGSGQIYIHEDGWTILSADRTQASQHEHTVLVTDKGYEIIAR, translated from the coding sequence ATGGGCAGAATTAAAACCGACCAGCAAATTGCCGCCATGCGTGAATCGGGTTTAATTTTAACCTCAGTTCTAGATATGCTAACGGCAAAAATCACTCCTGGTATATCCGGTAAAGAACTCGCCAAAATGGCTCGCGATGAAATCAAAAGACTGGGGGGAGAACCGGCTTTTCTTGGTGTAAAGAATATGCCTGGACTGCCAGATTTCCCAGATGTTATATGTATTTCAATCGCAGACGAAGTTCAGCACGGAATTCCTAGCGAACGAATAGTCAATGAAGGAGATGCGGTCAATCTCGATCTGGGTGTTCGCTACAAAGACATGATTACGGACGCTGGTAGAACGGTGTGTGCTGGTCAACCAAGCAAAGATGTAGCCAGATTAATTAACGGTACCAAAGAGGCGCTTGCTGCAGGTTTGAAGCAAGTAAAAGCCGGTGCTTATGTTTCGGACATATCCGAGGCTATAGAAGCGGTTCTGGAGAGACATCGACTAGGAATCGTTCTTGAGTTAGTCGGTCATGGTGTTGGTGAAAAGCTTCATGAGGATCCAGAGATCCCTAATTATTTAGCCTATGCGCGTCCTTACCAGCTTCAGGCGGGAGAAACAATTGCTATCGAACCGATCGCTACACTTGGCAGCGGTCAAATATATATTCATGAAGATGGCTGGACGATTCTGTCGGCCGATCGTACTCAAGCTTCGCAACATGAGCATACGGTCCTAGTTACAGATAAGGGTTACGAGATAATCGCACGCTAG
- the ftsA gene encoding cell division protein FtsA, with translation MRNQSLFAGLDIGTTGVRCVVGEPDRLNDGALSIIGFGSSPNRGMRKGVIVHPEEVGQSIAAAVEEAERVTGHRIQSVTVNVNGSHVESETSRGVVAISNSDRTVHVDDRYRVEDAATIMQLPPNREIIQLFAKNYFIDGQGGIKDPVGMQAVRLEVDALIMTASTPILRSLDDLLTNNLRLNINHHTTSALAAAEAVLDRESRESGSAVIDIGAGTTNIAVMDEGEVEHVAVIPVGSMHITNDLAIGLRTELEVAEKIKREYVDLEQKQRGTKQLAIGREHLTFSLEDVDMIVRARLEELAEQIDKELKRAGYSRKLPGGIIITGGGAQLSGIEHILKDNLQLAVRKGKLAGFSGLSDSVSQSHYHTAVGLMTLDMLLSGIQDAHVKGAQLDGLGKLKQIFRRR, from the coding sequence ATGCGTAACCAAAGCCTTTTTGCTGGACTAGACATTGGAACTACAGGTGTCAGGTGTGTTGTAGGTGAACCAGACAGACTCAACGACGGAGCCTTAAGTATCATTGGTTTTGGATCTAGTCCAAACCGAGGAATGCGTAAAGGAGTAATTGTTCATCCCGAAGAGGTTGGGCAAAGTATTGCGGCTGCGGTCGAGGAGGCCGAAAGAGTGACAGGTCACCGAATTCAATCAGTAACAGTCAATGTTAACGGCAGTCATGTTGAATCGGAGACTTCACGGGGTGTGGTTGCTATTAGTAATTCAGACCGGACGGTGCATGTTGATGATCGATATCGAGTCGAGGATGCAGCTACGATTATGCAACTACCCCCTAACAGGGAGATAATCCAGCTTTTTGCGAAGAACTATTTTATTGATGGGCAGGGTGGGATCAAAGATCCTGTTGGTATGCAAGCTGTAAGACTGGAGGTTGATGCACTAATCATGACGGCTAGCACACCGATTTTGCGGTCGCTTGACGATCTACTGACTAATAATCTGAGACTTAACATCAATCACCATACTACCTCGGCACTAGCAGCTGCAGAGGCCGTCCTAGATAGAGAGAGCCGTGAGTCTGGATCTGCAGTTATCGATATTGGTGCGGGCACAACCAACATTGCTGTCATGGATGAAGGCGAAGTTGAGCACGTTGCGGTCATACCTGTTGGCTCGATGCATATCACGAACGATCTGGCTATTGGCTTAAGAACAGAGCTAGAAGTAGCCGAAAAAATTAAGCGCGAATATGTCGACCTAGAGCAAAAACAACGAGGTACAAAACAACTTGCTATAGGTAGAGAACACCTTACTTTTAGTCTAGAAGATGTTGATATGATTGTACGCGCAAGGCTAGAAGAGTTGGCTGAGCAAATCGATAAAGAGTTAAAACGCGCCGGCTACTCACGCAAGTTACCAGGAGGCATCATTATTACTGGCGGAGGCGCTCAGCTTAGTGGTATCGAGCATATTTTGAAGGACAATCTTCAGTTAGCGGTCAGAAAAGGTAAGCTAGCCGGATTTAGTGGTCTGTCGGACTCTGTGAGTCAGTCACACTACCATACGGCAGTTGGTTTAATGACATTGGACATGCTTCTTTCGGGCATTCAGGATGCCCATGTTAAGGGCGCTCAGTTGGATGGTCTAGGTAAGCTGAAACAAATCTTTCGTCGACGCTAA